From the Rhinatrema bivittatum chromosome 3, aRhiBiv1.1, whole genome shotgun sequence genome, one window contains:
- the CCDC85A gene encoding coiled-coil domain-containing protein 85A isoform X1, translating to MSRAAAESCADDLAKVSDEELLKWSKEELIRRLRRAEADKMSVMLDHSNLIREVNRRLQLHLSEIRGLKDVNQKLQEDNQELRDLCCFLDDDRQKGKKVSREWQRLGRFTSGVMHKEVALYLQKLKDLELKQEEMIKENIELKELCLMLDDEKSGGAGSRSSIDSQNSLCQLNTTTSTFIRDVGDGSSTSSAGSTDSPDHHKHHPNSSPEHLQKPRSDGSPEHHQKPRSGSPEHLSKPRGSASPDHQKHLKGASPEHHKTMGKGSPEPQKHTSISPDNLQKHILSSSPEHFPKHRPGGSPEHQKHNSGSPEHLQKHTLSGSSEHLQKARGTSPEHLKQHYGGSPEHLKHLGGSSREGTLRRQVAEDMSPHHRNVYNGMNDCCNEDYFWELKADVLASSSKTEMCHCKSQLFMFVSTGI from the exons ATGTCGAGGGCTGCGGCGGAAAGTTGCGCGGACGACCTGGCCAAGGTCTCCGATGAGGAGCTGCTGAAGTGGAGCAAGGAGGAGCTGATCCGCCGCCTGCGCAGGGCAGAGGCGGACAAGATGAGCGTCATGCTGGACCACAGCAACCTCATCCGGGAGGTGAACCGCCGGCTGCAGCTCCATCTGAGCGAGATCCGGGGgctcaag GATGTCAATCAGAAGTTGCAGGAAGATAACCAAGAACTGAGAGACCTTTGCTGTTTTCTGGACGATGACCGTCAGAAAGGAAAGAAGGTGTCCCGGGAATGGCAGCGACTTGGCAGGTTCACGTCTGGAGTGATGCACAAAGAGGTTGCCTTATACTTACAAAAATTGAAAGATCTGGAACTTAAACAGGAAGAAATGATAAAAGAGAACATAGAACTGAAGGAACTTTGTCTTATGTTAGATGATGAGAAGAGCGGTGGCGCAGGCAGCAGGAGCTCCATAGACAGCCAAAACAGCCTGTGCCAATTAAATACCACAACGAGTACTTTCATACGGGACGTGGGCGATGGGAGCAGTACGTCTAGCGCGGGAAGTACAGACAGTCCGGATCATCACAAGCACCATCCAAACAGCAGTCCTGAACATCTTCAGAAACCCAGGAGTGACGGAAGTCCTGAACATCATCAGAAACCCAGGAGTGGCAGTCCGGAACATCTCTCAAAACCTAGGGGTTCTGCAAGCCCTGACCACCAGAAACATCTAAAGGGAGCAAGTCCAGAACATCACAAGACCATGGGAAAAGGTAGTCCTGAGCCACAAAAGCACACTAGTATTAGCCCAGATAATCTCCAAAAGCACATTTTAAGTAGTAGTCCTGAACATTTTCCAAAGCATAGACCTGGTGGTAGTCCGGAACATCAAAAGCACAACAGTGGCAGCCCAGAGCATCTTCAAAAACACACACTGAGTGGAAGCTCCGAACATCTCCAGAAAGCAAGGGGCACAAGCCCTGAGCATCTCAAACAACATTATGGAGGTAGTCCAGAGCATCTCAAACATTTGGGTGGAAGCAGCAGGGAAGGCACTTTAAGGAGACAAGTAGCAGAAGACATGTCACCTCATCACAGGAATGTATACAATGGAATGAATG
- the CCDC85A gene encoding coiled-coil domain-containing protein 85A isoform X3, with the protein MSRAAAESCADDLAKVSDEELLKWSKEELIRRLRRAEADKMSVMLDHSNLIREVNRRLQLHLSEIRGLKDVNQKLQEDNQELRDLCCFLDDDRQKGKKVSREWQRLGRFTSGVMHKEVALYLQKLKDLELKQEEMIKENIELKELCLMLDDEKSGGAGSRSSIDSQNSLCQLNTTTSTFIRDVGDGSSTSSAGSTDSPDHHKHHPNSSPEHLQKPRSDGSPEHHQKPRSGSPEHLSKPRGSASPDHQKHLKGASPEHHKTMGKGSPEPQKHTSISPDNLQKHILSSSPEHFPKHRPGGSPEHQKHNSGSPEHLQKHTLSGSSEHLQKARGTSPEHLKQHYGGSPEHLKHLGGSSREGTLRRQVAEDMSPHHRNVYNGMNATQ; encoded by the exons ATGTCGAGGGCTGCGGCGGAAAGTTGCGCGGACGACCTGGCCAAGGTCTCCGATGAGGAGCTGCTGAAGTGGAGCAAGGAGGAGCTGATCCGCCGCCTGCGCAGGGCAGAGGCGGACAAGATGAGCGTCATGCTGGACCACAGCAACCTCATCCGGGAGGTGAACCGCCGGCTGCAGCTCCATCTGAGCGAGATCCGGGGgctcaag GATGTCAATCAGAAGTTGCAGGAAGATAACCAAGAACTGAGAGACCTTTGCTGTTTTCTGGACGATGACCGTCAGAAAGGAAAGAAGGTGTCCCGGGAATGGCAGCGACTTGGCAGGTTCACGTCTGGAGTGATGCACAAAGAGGTTGCCTTATACTTACAAAAATTGAAAGATCTGGAACTTAAACAGGAAGAAATGATAAAAGAGAACATAGAACTGAAGGAACTTTGTCTTATGTTAGATGATGAGAAGAGCGGTGGCGCAGGCAGCAGGAGCTCCATAGACAGCCAAAACAGCCTGTGCCAATTAAATACCACAACGAGTACTTTCATACGGGACGTGGGCGATGGGAGCAGTACGTCTAGCGCGGGAAGTACAGACAGTCCGGATCATCACAAGCACCATCCAAACAGCAGTCCTGAACATCTTCAGAAACCCAGGAGTGACGGAAGTCCTGAACATCATCAGAAACCCAGGAGTGGCAGTCCGGAACATCTCTCAAAACCTAGGGGTTCTGCAAGCCCTGACCACCAGAAACATCTAAAGGGAGCAAGTCCAGAACATCACAAGACCATGGGAAAAGGTAGTCCTGAGCCACAAAAGCACACTAGTATTAGCCCAGATAATCTCCAAAAGCACATTTTAAGTAGTAGTCCTGAACATTTTCCAAAGCATAGACCTGGTGGTAGTCCGGAACATCAAAAGCACAACAGTGGCAGCCCAGAGCATCTTCAAAAACACACACTGAGTGGAAGCTCCGAACATCTCCAGAAAGCAAGGGGCACAAGCCCTGAGCATCTCAAACAACATTATGGAGGTAGTCCAGAGCATCTCAAACATTTGGGTGGAAGCAGCAGGGAAGGCACTTTAAGGAGACAAGTAGCAGAAGACATGTCACCTCATCACAGGAATGTATACAATGGAATGAATG
- the CCDC85A gene encoding coiled-coil domain-containing protein 85A isoform X2, with protein MSRAAAESCADDLAKVSDEELLKWSKEELIRRLRRAEADKMSVMLDHSNLIREVNRRLQLHLSEIRGLKDVNQKLQEDNQELRDLCCFLDDDRQKGKKVSREWQRLGRFTSGVMHKEVALYLQKLKDLELKQEEMIKENIELKELCLMLDDEKSGGAGSRSSIDSQNSLCQLNTTTSTFIRDVGDGSSTSSAGSTDSPDHHKHHPNSSPEHLQKPRSDGSPEHHQKPRSGSPEHLSKPRGSASPDHQKHLKGASPEHHKTMGKGSPEPQKHTSISPDNLQKHILSSSPEHFPKHRPGGSPEHQKHNSGSPEHLQKHTLSGSSEHLQKARGTSPEHLKQHYGGSPEHLKHLGGSSREGTLRRQVAEDMSPHHRNVYNGMNGKISTSMKRL; from the exons ATGTCGAGGGCTGCGGCGGAAAGTTGCGCGGACGACCTGGCCAAGGTCTCCGATGAGGAGCTGCTGAAGTGGAGCAAGGAGGAGCTGATCCGCCGCCTGCGCAGGGCAGAGGCGGACAAGATGAGCGTCATGCTGGACCACAGCAACCTCATCCGGGAGGTGAACCGCCGGCTGCAGCTCCATCTGAGCGAGATCCGGGGgctcaag GATGTCAATCAGAAGTTGCAGGAAGATAACCAAGAACTGAGAGACCTTTGCTGTTTTCTGGACGATGACCGTCAGAAAGGAAAGAAGGTGTCCCGGGAATGGCAGCGACTTGGCAGGTTCACGTCTGGAGTGATGCACAAAGAGGTTGCCTTATACTTACAAAAATTGAAAGATCTGGAACTTAAACAGGAAGAAATGATAAAAGAGAACATAGAACTGAAGGAACTTTGTCTTATGTTAGATGATGAGAAGAGCGGTGGCGCAGGCAGCAGGAGCTCCATAGACAGCCAAAACAGCCTGTGCCAATTAAATACCACAACGAGTACTTTCATACGGGACGTGGGCGATGGGAGCAGTACGTCTAGCGCGGGAAGTACAGACAGTCCGGATCATCACAAGCACCATCCAAACAGCAGTCCTGAACATCTTCAGAAACCCAGGAGTGACGGAAGTCCTGAACATCATCAGAAACCCAGGAGTGGCAGTCCGGAACATCTCTCAAAACCTAGGGGTTCTGCAAGCCCTGACCACCAGAAACATCTAAAGGGAGCAAGTCCAGAACATCACAAGACCATGGGAAAAGGTAGTCCTGAGCCACAAAAGCACACTAGTATTAGCCCAGATAATCTCCAAAAGCACATTTTAAGTAGTAGTCCTGAACATTTTCCAAAGCATAGACCTGGTGGTAGTCCGGAACATCAAAAGCACAACAGTGGCAGCCCAGAGCATCTTCAAAAACACACACTGAGTGGAAGCTCCGAACATCTCCAGAAAGCAAGGGGCACAAGCCCTGAGCATCTCAAACAACATTATGGAGGTAGTCCAGAGCATCTCAAACATTTGGGTGGAAGCAGCAGGGAAGGCACTTTAAGGAGACAAGTAGCAGAAGACATGTCACCTCATCACAGGAATGTATACAATGGAATGAATG